The following proteins come from a genomic window of Metarhizium brunneum chromosome 2, complete sequence:
- the Tf2-12_6 gene encoding Transposon Tf2-12 polyprotein, which produces MAPRETTTASGSNETREGPTTISAHDMLAEIIRLRERVQQMEEERQEQATTAATIKKDLGEILRPRAPGPYDGSPGALQGFLTQLRAYHRQFPTKMEESSAKVLHAGGCMTGVALAWFEPIMRDYLNKEKDDREEETNTIFESYDEFEKAIKKAFGTVDEARAAEYYIDGLKQKGSASDYAARFRQLASQLDWEDEPLMSAFYKGLKEEVKDELYRENRPDNLSDYIAMAVRIDDRQYQRRIQKKQGKGTWSPAKGKSYQANQRRKRDEPIAYGHTLNPGRMELDATKKDDKKEKKCYNCGKPGHFANKCKKPRKEWKPVPEGGKKQLNSTNQQKIEVTESEVEHKNLNWTFCYDDNCYVHMSSKQERGWFPKEPRKPKKKIMNFIGNGLQVAKQLVQEDLDEQSMEKRTLAMTGRKELHEPKSPEYLDEDSHQEILDWVRQQAEARKNRREQQYREEQDAQILTTFDEPEDRVREMSVDDDNAILDTPEASEDERSEEETPARLTATQEQAVQRYFPAPTGKHFAIPILAVDTTTAMENQTLWFPEGEKEDDPRLSPRHAEHTRLAWASCAFAMCQAHFQTKARLDAFPIRMKGYPIKAPYFRWELLEWRVKIINNDQTMILEPDSNTPIKCRAHTDPTDNGRSDKMVLDAEVMGHRVRILVDSGAMGNYISPRVVNRYQLPWKHKEAPYELTDIEGKLFAYNDGIINQETDHLEVQIQSHSEVIQLDVMDVSEHDLVLGYPWLWESNPLINWRTGQLKWNETSGQQNQQNSEERTKFRHNLAHEQSSEEKEPSSKLSKDQRQQTSGRKAVKTIGSTVTTSTALQTGIRTTISNKKTKAKIRKVIATLRKDLANTNKKLEGEKRNENDKDDKSPITKEERLKNIPKEYRKYEKLFAEELETGLPEHSQWDHQIELIDGKSTTFHKIYNLNARELETLREYIDEMLAKGYIRASTSEAGYPVMFVPKKNGKLRLVVDYRRLNAITMKDRTPLPLISELRDRLHGMNWFTALDLKGAYNLIRIKKGHEWKTAFRTKFGLFEYLVMPFGLTNAPATFQRMINSVLRKYLDNFVVVYLDDILIFSKTLEDHKRHVHKVLQALQDAKLLVEPAKSKFHTQEVDFLGHTIRPNEIRMEKTKIEAVRNWPTPKNVKDIQSFRGFANYYRRFIKSYGEIAAPLDELTKKDKQWNWNDEAQCAFDKIKELITSEPVLRTFDPEKETELETDSSDFALGAQVGQRDDDGKLHPIAFYSKKLHGAELNYPIYDKEFLAIINAFKEFRHYLMGSKHKVKVYTDHKNISHFATTQQLNGRQIRWAEYLSEFDYEIIHRKGSENGRADALSRRSDYDTGVPTATGPLLEINKNGNFQQKQLNAILKVQKEDPVYGKIHQWATDNIQHIGDVPTGCTCHPGGVPMYGEKIWIPPELQEECIKEMHEHPVYGHQGIRKTLDKIRRQYDFSGIKKMVEKVVNECIQCGKSKASRHKPYGELQPLPVPTRPWESIAFDHITKLPMSKEPMTNVEYDSIFVVTDRLTKYGYFLPYREASNAEELAYVFLRTIASNHGLPEEIISDRGSTFTSKFWQALMAQLGTNHKLSTAYHPQTDGQTERLNQTLEQYLRCYINHQQDDWVKWLPTAQLAYNSSISESTKQTPAYANYGFNPEVFRTQREGPQAERAMLQADELKRLHEEMRHELEFVRNRMAQYHNRKRSKGPIFGEGDMVYLLRRNIKTTRPSDKLDYKKLGPFAIKKRISTNNYELSLPKTMRNHPIVHISLLEKAPNNAPAEEDIEVMNETEYEVERILDMRTRNKTRQYLIKWKSYGDEENTWEPTEHLKNCQHLLRQYHQQHSTRHPQTQRSNPTRQ; this is translated from the exons atggcaccacgcgagactaccaccgcatctggatccaatgaaacccgagagggaccaaccaccatctctgctcacgacatgcttgctgagatcatacgccttcgggaacgggtccaacagatggaagaagaacggcaggaacaagccacgactgcggccacaattaaaaaggacttgggagaaatccttagacccagggcaccaggaccgtacgacggatccccgggtgcgcttcaaggattcctcactcaactcagggcttaccaccgacaattcccgaccaaaatggaagaatcctctgccaaggtactgcacgcaggagggtgtatgacgggagtggcactcgcatggtttgaacccattatgagggactaccttaacaaagaaaaagacgaccgcgaagaagaaaccaacaccattttcgaaagttacgatgaattcgaaaaagctatcaaaaaggcctttggaacagttgacgaagctagggctgctgagtactacatcgacgggctcaagcagaagggatcggcatccgattatgccgctcgcttcagacaacttgcatctcagcttgactgggaggacgaacctcttatgtcagctttctataaaggacttaaggaagaagtcaaagatgaactctacagggagaacagaccagacaacttatcggactacatcgctatggcggtacgaatcgacgacagacagtatcagcgacgcatacagaagaaacagggtaaaggaacctggagccctgccaaagggaagagttaccaagccaatcaacgcagaaagcgtgacgaacctattgcctatggtcacactcttaaccctggacgaatggagcttgacgctaccaagaaagacgacaaaaaggaaaagaaatgctacaactgcggaaaaccaggacatttcgccaataaatgcaagaaacccaggaaagaatggaagccagtaccagaaggaggtaagaaacaactcaattctactaaccaacagaaaatcgaagttaccgaatcagaggtggaacataagaacctcaactggaccttctgctatgacgacaactgctacgttcacatgagcagcaaacaagaaagaggatggtttccaaaagaaccaagaaaaccaaagaagaaaattatgaacttcataggaaacggactgcaagtagccaaacaactggtacaagaagacctggacgaacaatcaatggaaaagagaacgcttgcaatgacgggacgaaaggaactccatgaaccaaaatcgccagaatatttggacgaagactcgcaccaagaaattctcgattgggtgcgacaacaagcagaagcaaggaagaatcgaagggaacaacaatatagggaggagcaagacgcacaaatcctcaccaccttcgacgaaccggaagatagagtaagggaaatgagcgtcgatgacgacaacgcaatcctagatactccagaagcgtccgaagacgaacgaagcgaggaagaaacgcctgcaaggctgacagccacacaagaacaagctgtacagcgatatttccccgcaccaacaggaaaacatttcgcaattcctattctagcagtggacaccaccacggcaatggaaaaccagacactatggtttccggaaggagagaaggaagacgatcctagactctcaccaagacacgcggaacatacacgtttagcatgggcatcatgcgcgtttgcaatgtgccaggcacactttcaaaccaaggcacgattggatgcgtttccgatcaggatgaaaggatatccgatcaaagcaccatacttcagatgggaactcctagaatggagagtgaagataatcaataacgatcaaacgatgatcttggaacccgattcaaacacacccatcaaatgccgagctcatacagatcctacggac aacggacgaagcgacaaaatggtattagacgccgaagtcatgggacatcgcgttcgcatacttgtggacagtggcgcgatgggcaactatatctcacccagagttgtgaatcgttaccaactaccgtggaaacacaaagaggcaccatacgagttaactgatatcgaaggaaaactttttgcctataatgacggaatcattaaccaagagactgatcatctcgaagtacagattcaaagtcattcagaagtgattcaactcgatgttatggacgtatcggaacacgacctagtgttagggtacccatggttatgggagagtaacccactgatcaactggaggacaggccaactgaagtggaacgagacttcaggccaacagaatcagcagaattcggaagaaagaacgaaatttcgtcataacttagctcatgaacagagttctgaagaaaaagaaccttcaagcaagttatccaaggaccaacgacaacaaacaagcggcagaaaagcagtcaaaacaattggatccaccgtaacgacctcgacggcgctacaaaccgggatacgaacaacaataagcaacaagaagacaaaagccaagatccgaaaggttattgccaccttaaggaaagacctcgcgaacacaaacaagaaactcgaaggagaaaagaggaacgagaacgataaagacgacaaaagcccaataacgaaagaagaaagactcaagaatatccctaaggaataccggaaatacgaaaaattattcgcagaagaattagaaaccggattaccagaacacagccaatgggatcatcagattgaattgatagacggaaagtcgacaacattccataagatttacaacttaaacgcaagagaactcgaaacactacgggagtacatcgacgagatgttagcgaaaggctacatcagagcatccacatcagaagctggatacccagttatgtttgttccaaagaaaaacgggaaactgcggttagtagtggactatcggcgattgaacgcgattaccatgaaggatcgaacaccgttgccactaatatcggaactacgggaccgattgcacggaatgaattggttcaccgctttggacctgaagggagcatacaatttgattcgaataaagaaaggccatgaatggaagacagcctttagaacgaagttcggactattcgaatacctggtaatgccattcgggcttaccaacgcaccagcgacattccaacgaatgatcaacagcgtactacgaaaatatttggacaattttgtggtagtgtatctggacgatatactgatcttctcaaaaaccctggaagaccacaaaagacatgtacacaaggtactacaagcgctacaagacgcgaagttactagtggaaccagcaaaaagcaaattccatacccaggaagtagacttcctaggacacacgatacgaccaaacgagatacgaatggaaaagacaaagattgaggcagtaaggaactggccaacaccgaagaatgtcaaggacatacaaagctttagaggctttgcgaactattacaggagattcatcaagagctacggcgaaatcgcagcacccttggatgaactcaccaagaaggataagcagtggaattggaacgatgaggcgcaatgtgcctttgacaagatcaaagaactcatcacatccgaacctgttttgagaaccttcgacccagaaaaagaaacggaactagaaaccgactcatcagactttgctctaggagcacaagttggacaaagagacgatgacggaaaactacaccctattgcgttctactcgaagaaacttcatggagcagaactcaactaccccatctacgacaaagaattcctagcaatcatcaatgctttcaaggaatttagacactatctcatgggaagcaaacacaaagttaaggtgtataccgatcataagaacatctctcattttgcgacgacgcaacaattgaatggacgacaaattcgatgggccgaatatctttcagaattcgactacgaaatcatccatcgaaaaggatccgagaacggacgagcagacgctctaagtcgaagaagcgactacgatacaggagtacctacagcaacaggaccactccttgagatcaataaaaatggcaatttccagcagaaacaactgaatgccatattgaaagtacagaaagaagacccagtatacggcaaaatacaccaatgggcaacagacaatatacaacacattggggacgtaccgacgggatgcacatgccacccaggaggagtaccaatgtatggagagaaaatctggataccaccagaattacaagaagaatgcatcaaagaaatgcatgaacatccagtctacggacatcaaggaatccgcaagacactggataagatacgacgacaatacgatttctcaggaatcaagaaaatggtcgaaaaggttgtcaacgaatgcatacaatgcggaaaaagtaaggcttcacgacataagccatacggagaactgcaaccattaccagtaccaacacgaccatgggaatcgatagctttcgatcatattacgaagctaccaatgtcaaaagaaccaatgaccaacgtggaatatgacagcatattcgtggtcacggatagactcacaaaatacggatactttttaccgtacagagaagcaagcaatgcagaagaacttgcatatgtgttcttacgaacaatagcaagtaaccatggactgccagaagaaatcatatcggacagaggaagtacatttacttctaagttttggcaagcacttatggcacaacttggaacgaatcacaagttaagcaccgcataccatccacagacagatggacagacggaaagattgaaccagacgcttgaacagtatctacgatgttacatcaatcatcaacaggacgattgggttaaatggttacctacagcgcaattggcttacaatagctcgatatcagaatcgacaaagcaaacaccagcctacgccaattacggatttaatcccgaagtatttcgaacacagcgcgaaggaccgcaagcagaacgagcgatgctgcaagcagatgaactgaagagattgcacgaagaaatgcgacacgaattggaattcgtacgaaacagaatggcacaataccataatcgtaaaagatcgaagggaccaatctttggggagggagacatggtctacctactccgacgaaacatcaaaacaacgcgaccaagcgacaaattggactacaaaaaattaggaccattcgctatcaagaaaagaatatcgacaaacaactacgaactttcattaccaaagactatgaggaatcatcctatagtacacatttcacttcttgagaaagcaccaaacaatgcaccagcagaagaagacatcgaagtcatgaacgaaacggaatatgaagtagaacggatcttagacatgaggacaagaaacaaaacacgccaatatctcattaaatggaaaagctatggagacgaggaaaacacatgggaacctacggagcacctgaagaattgccagcacctattacggcagtatcaccagcagcattcaacaaggcatccccaaacacagcgttccaatccaacacgtcaatag
- the af520_0 gene encoding Fumagillin beta-trans-bergamotene synthase af520, with translation MQMAVALVLAGPASLSVIAKGFIWNQLHLLTFQVKNQIDGVEEDRIAKSHRPLPSGRISPENAAVLYYVLFALMWAAALTMKTIPCTLTYSVAILIYNEGGLAAIPVVKNVIGAIGLACYCWGTTIILDHGRELYGLKAIAVFMIGAIFATTGHAQDFRDRTADTVRGRKTIPLLLSQPAARWSLAALIVAWTIGLIALWQPPAVASIVFAALGLRCLGGFLSSYDEKYDYVSYCWYGYWLLGGNLLPIFPRLRGEMN, from the exons ATGCAGATGGCCGTTGCCCTTGTGCTCGCAGGACCAGCAAGCTTGTCCGTAATCGCGAAGGGCTTCATATGGAATCAGCTACATTTGCTCACGTTCCAG GTTAAGAATCAG ATCGACGGCGTGGAAGAAGACAGAATAGCAAAGTCGCACCGTCCCCTGCCATCCGGTCGTATATCACCCGAGAATGCAGCGGTTCTGTATTACGTCCTATTTGCGTTGATGTGGGCTGCAGCACTTACTATGAAAACGATACCGTGTACTCTGACCTACTCTGTGGCAATTCTCATATACAACGAGGGAGGTCTGGCTGCGATACCGGTCGTAAAAAATGTTATCGGAGCTATAGGTCTCGCATGTTACTGCTGGGGTACCACCATCATACTTG ATCATGGCAGAGAGTTGTACGGTCTGAAAGCAATCGCTGTGTTCATGATAGGTGCCATTTTTGCAACCACT GGACACGCTCAAGACTTCCGCGATCGCACGGCCGATACTGTCAGAGGCCGCAAGACCATTCCGCTGCTGCTCTCCCAACCAGCCGCTCGCTGGTCGCTTGCAGCTTTGATTGTAGCTTGGACGATTGGTCTAATTGCGTTGTGGCAACCACCAGCCGTTGCCAGTATTGTATTTGCCGCCCTAGGTCTACGGTGTCTTGGTGGTTTTCTTTCGAGCTATGACGAGAAGTATGACTATGTGTCTTACTGTTGGTATGGT TACTGGCTTCTTGGGGGTAACTTGCTCCCCATCTTTCCTCGATTGAGAGGTGAAATGAATTag
- the af510_0 gene encoding Multifunctional cytochrome P450 monooxygenase af510, translating to MTPSLLGQVGLMALVACLGLLLCQRLLKRKAGYRLPPGPKPLPIVGNILDLPPKGEPEFLHWFKHKDTYGPISSITVMGLNLIIFHDKEAAHAVMGKKAQKTSARPQLNFATLCGFENFLITHQYNNTYRKHRKMVHQEIGTKSLSAGFQGTQEKEALHFTLQTLHDPDNILKHLKRLAAAVVLRITYGYSVERNGPDPLVDVIEHAMENLSRAFVPLSWAVDAVPAIKHLPDWFPGTSYRKTAKEWKGINEAAAELPYDFVKRQMSQKAHRPSYVSNLLEKNMIKTGNETSMTLDDEEAIKWTAVSLYAAGSDSTVAIITSVICALVIFPEVQQRAQEEIDRVVGNDRLPTFDDRQNLPYIDGIVKEAWRWNPVGPMGLTHKSEEDIVYGEYMIPEGSYLLPSLWWFLHDPKDYSDPHTFKPDRYMAPLNEPDPGDLAFGYGRRSCAGRFFADASVYITLVQLLAVFRIRKERDANGNEIPVKLEAIPGMVNRPKEFEFKVEPRSPRHVELLRRIEGEQEPEFSDAGRLSTKAG from the exons ATGACTCCCAGTTTGCTCGGCCAAGTTGGCCTCATGGCTTTGGTAGCGTGTCTCGGTCTACTACTATGTCAACGACTATTGAAGCGGAAGGCAGGCTATCGCCTTCCTCCTGGGCCGAAGCCTCTGCCTATTGTCGGCAATATCCTTGATCTCCCGCCGAAAGGAGAGCCAGAGTTCTTACATTGGTTCAAGCACAAAGACACTTATGGCCCAATTAGTTCCATCACTGTAATGGGCCTAAATCTCATCATCTTTCATGATAAAGAGGCTGCACATGCGGTAATGGGGAAAAAAGCCCAGAAGACATCTGCAAGACCGCAGCTCAATTTTGCTACGCTATGTGGTTTCGAAAACTTCCTGATAACCCATCAGTATAACAATACATATCGCAAGCATCGAAAAATGGTCCACCAGGAGATTGGTACTAAGTCACTGTCCGCCGGTTTCCAAGGCACTCAGGAAAAGGAAGCTCTGCACTTCACCCTACAGACGTTGCATGATCCTGACAACATACTGAAACATTTAAAACG TCTGGCGGCCGCTGTTGTATTGAGAATTACGTATGGATATTCGGTGGAAAGGAATGGGCCAGATCCGCTCGTGGATGTAATTGAGCACGCGATGGAGAATCTGTCCCGTGCGTTTGTACCACTTTCTTGGGCGGTCGACGCTGTCCCTGCCATCAAGCATCTTCCTGACTGGTTCCCTGGCACGTCGTACAGGAAGACGGCCAAAGAGTGGAAAGGAATCAACGAGGCCGCCGCAGAGCTACCATACGATTTCGTCAAGCGGCAGATGTCACAAAAGGCCCACCGGCCGTCGTACGTTTCTAACCTACTGGAGAAAAACATGATCAAGACCGGTAATGAAACCAGCATGACATTggatgacgaagaagctATCAAATGGACTGCTGTCAGTCTCTACGCCGCAGGCTCGGATAGTACAGTCGCCATCATAACAAGTGTCATCTGTGCCCTGGTCATCTTTCCAGAAGTGCAGCAACGGGCGCAGGAAGAAATTGATCGTGTGGTTGGAAATGATCGGCTCCCTACTTTCGACGACAGACAGAATCTACCTTATATTGACGGCATCGTGAAAGAAGCTTGGCGATGGAACCCCGTGGGACCGATGGGGTTGACACACAAATCCGAAGAAGACATTGTGTATGGGGAGTACATGATTCCCGAGGGCTCTTACTTACTTCCCTCTCTCTGGTGGTTCTTGCATGACCCAAAAGATTACTCGGATCCACACACTTTTAAACCGGATAGGTATATGGCGCCACTGAACGAGCCTGATCCTGGTGATCTCGCCTTCGGCTACGGGCGACGATCTTGTGCCGGCCGTTTTTTCGCCGACGCAAGTGTTTACATTACCCTTGTGCAATTGCTTGCCGTTTTTCGAATTCGAAAGGAGAGGGATGCAAACGGAAACGAGATTCCCGTAAAGCTGGAAGCTATTCCAGGAATGGTCAATCGTCCCAAGGAGTTTGAGTTCAAGGTCGAGCCACGGAGTCCACGTCATGTCGAGCTTCTCCGTCGCATCGAGGGAGAGCAGGAGCCAGAATTCAGCGACGCAGGCCGTCTCAGTACCAAGGCCGGGTAA
- the af480 gene encoding Dioxygenase af480, translating into MDVDTEGAKAHLREHGWVKIPSILTKDEAAHALGRLWEAKKTSEASGEETFQPILDPNSSNVRVFYLPELDEYFRDMLTHPTAIELTKSLLGEKFLVSNFSANIARPGSESMALHSDQSIVLPEPWLDVWAVNVIWCLTKVTKENGATLYIPRSNKWTRWQDVPENAPEFLVPFEADAGDIIVLDGRLWHTSGSNTTKNEDRAILFAYYSAPYMRPLVNWTAKLPSKLQQTLSPELKELFGLGHIGYVVKGDLTYMAAKYPGKLNGGPAST; encoded by the coding sequence ATGGACGTCGACACGGAAGGAGCCAAAGCTCATCTTCGAGAGCACGGCTGGGTCAAGATTCCATCCATCCTTACCAAAGATGAGGCAGCTCACGCGCTGGGGCGGCTATGGGAAGCAAAGAAAACATCAGAGGCTAGCGGCGAGGAAACATTCCAACCCATTTTGGACCCTAATTCTTCTAATGTGCGCGTGTTTTATCTTCCGGAGCTCGATGAGTACTTCCGCGACATGCTTACGCATCCCACCGCCATAGAGTTGACAAAGTCCCTACTCGGCGAAAAGTTTCTCGTCAGTAATTTCTCGGCCAACATCGCGCGCCCCGGATCAGAGAGCATGGCACTGCATTCAGATCAGAGCATTGTCCTTCCCGAGCCCTGGCTGGATGTCTGGGCTGTTAACGTCATCTGGTGTTTGACAAAGGTCACTAAAGAAAACGGCGCAACATTATACATCCCCAGGTCTAACAAGTGGACTCGGTGGCAGGATGTTCCCGAAAACGCACCAGAATTTCTGGTACCATTCGAAGCAGATGCCGGTGATATAATTGTCCTAGATGGCCGCCTGTGGCACACATCAGGCAGCAACACGACAAAGAATGAGGACCGTGCTATTCTTTTTGCGTATTACTCCGCTCCTTATATGCGTCCACTGGTCAACTGGACTGCCAAATTGCCCAGCAAATTGCAGCAGACCCTGAGCCCGGAACTGAAGGAGCTGTTTGGCCTGGGGCATATTGGCTATGTTGTCAAAGGCGACTTAACATACATGGCCGCAAAGTACCCTGGAAAGTTGAATGGAGGACCTGCGAGCACTTGA
- the swnH1_1 gene encoding Dioxygenase swnH1, with translation MDQPPELFPTNYKPSIRIAELSANAPIEEILSVIDRDGGVIINGLVSSEELESIEKEIEMYTKADRSEDEGFFKDLVPQETILIGGLVGKSDTMARICEHPVLEELRTHILTDVGTRRVEKYDLPYHIDPLLSVSLSFRIQYGAPRQRLHRDDGTHLIEHESKPYKLNNAAQFGCLIAGVETTQENGATMFIPGSHRWDDKREPRLDEVTFAEMKPGAALIFLASCWHGAGHNSVPGFTRVLHGLFFCRGTYRTQENQFLAIPRSKALSMSPKMLNLLGYKQPGAALGMVENADPMLDLEHFLEEANL, from the exons ATGGACCAACCCCCCGAACTGTTCCCGACCAATTACAAGCCCTCTATCCGCATTGCAGAGTTATCAGCCAACGCGCCGATAGAAGAGATTCTCTCCGTAATTGACCGTGACGGCGGCGTTATCATCAATGGCCTTGTTAGTTCCGAAGAGCTAGAGTCCATTGAGAAGGAGATTGAGATGTACACCAAGGCAGACCGGTCCGAAGATGAAGGTTTCTTCAAGGACTTGGTTCCACAGGAAACAATCCTAATCGGCGGTCTGGTTGGCAAATCCGATACAATGGCGAGAATTTGCGAGCATCCGGTTCTCGAAGAACTACGGACACACATCTTGACCGACGTTGGCACTAGAAGGGTTGAAAAGTATGATCTTCCGTATCATATCGACCCATTGCTCTCTGTGAGTTTGAGCTTTCGCATCCAATACGGCGCGCCACGACAGCGTCTTCACAGAGATGACGGAACACACCTTATTGAGCATGAGAGCAAGCCGTACAAGCTCAACAATGCCGCTCAATTTGGGTGCTTAATTGCAGGTGTCGAGACAACGCAGGAAAATGGTGCTACCATGTTTATCCCTGGCAGTCATCGTTGGGATGATAAAAGAGAGCCGCGGTTAGACGAGGTGACTTTTGCTG AGATGAAACCAGGCGCGGCACTCATTTTCCTTGCGTCTTGCTGGCATGGCGCCGGCCACAACAGCGTTCCGGGATTTACTCGCGTGCTTCACGGTTTATTCTTCTGTCGTGGCACGTACCGCACACAGGAGAACCAATTCTTGGCTATCCCACGCAGCAAAGCACTGTCGATGAGTCCCAAGATGCTCAATCTCCTCGGGTACAAACAACCTGGCGCAGCGCTTGGAATGGTGGAAAATGCAGATCCTATGTTGGATCTGGAGCATTTCCTTGAAGAAGCCAATCTGTAG
- the fumR gene encoding C6 finger transcription factor fumR: MVLAQDSSSLESEIGQPLEDRYWQSGEELGAIQTSHSGQTFSQESRSHSVERSEQEQRSELHDTSHTSYLLSPFTSTLLPRYSEGPSKCLGRRLSFTRNITPEHSRRQSRDDATAHILSFNQQEASAFVTGSDDTGTDLAYAQAVSSRRQSIASHIHGSCNTSQQTKQPVLESAKTSWIRKLSDINLELHQHMLSIPPIGARQSVWTSNDPNSIQHKKELAVDRTFKLANKYTEILNEIVSRFKSCQAYTRPTTDSLALDQPSQLLVLCSYLCLVELFDKALQHIKRWTEVRLKMGLSASDHFPIHLPGLAIGSFKLPTSSSIQPLILTCMIEATIRHMHSLVGDMMTPSNTESWKERNPTTATAEQDTSARGELSSVAKVTLQAIRAKEDSTTELIQQTWKLALRCDVP, translated from the coding sequence ATGGTCTTGGCTCAGGATTCTTCATCCCTAGAGTCAGAAATTGGTCAGCCCTTGGAGGACCGTTATTGGCAGTCAGGAGAGGAACTTGGCGCCATTCAGACTAGCCACTCTGGCCAAACGTTTTCCCAGGAATCTCGGAGTCATAGTGTTGAGCGTTCTGAGCAAGAACAACGAAGTGAGCTTCACGATACGTCACATACCTCTTACTTGTTGTCGCCTTTCACATCTACTTTGTTGCCCCGCTACTCAGAAGGTCCTTCAAAGTGCCTCGGACGCCGGCTATCATTTACGAGGAATATAACGCCGGAACATTCACGCCGTCAATCTCGGGATGACGCTACAGCCCATATCTTGAGCTTCAATCAACAAGAGGCATCTGCTTTCGTCACTGGCAGTGACGATACTGGCACTGATCTGGCTTATGCGCAAGCAGTGTCCAGCCGACGGCAGTCTATTGCTAGCCATATTCACGGCTCATGCAATACGTCGCAGCAAACTAAACAGCCGGTTCTTGAATCTGCGAAGACGTCATGGATCCGAAAACTGTCGGATATCAATCTGGAGCTTCATCAACATATGTTGTCGATTCCTCCCATCGGAGCAAGGCAAAGCGTGTGGACAAGTAACGACCCAAATTCCATCCAGCACAAGAAGGAACTCGCAGTAGACCGTACATTTAAACTCGCCAACAAATACACGGAAATCTTGAATGAAATTGTTTCTCGATTCAAGTCGTGCCAGGCCTATACCAGGCCAACAACGGACTCTCTGGCGTTAGACCAACCTTCACAGCTTCTTGTGTTATGCAGCTACCTGTGTCTTGTCGAGTTGTTCGACAAGGCCTTGCAGCACATCAAAAGATGGACCGAGGTTCGGTTGAAAATGGGTCTGTCTGCTTCCGATCATTTTCCAATTCATCTACCAGGTTTGGCGATCGGCTCCTTCAAATTACCCACATCCTCGTCGATACAGCCGCTCATTCTAACGTGCATGATTGAGGCGACGATACGGCACATGCACAGTTTAGTTGGCGATATGATGACGCCTTCAAATACTGAGAGctggaaagaaagaaatccTACTACAGCTACTGCTGAGCAAGACACCAGTGCTAGGGGTGAACTCAGCAGCGTGGCTAAAGTAACGCTACAAGCAATAAGAGCCAAGGAAGATTCTACAACAGAGCTCATCCAACAAACCTGGAAACTTGCTCTCCGATGTGATGTCCCTTGA